A stretch of the Streptomyces ortus genome encodes the following:
- a CDS encoding acyltransferase family protein, translating to MNAPFRASDTALLTDVPPPPVPDDAKATRRGPVRDRYFDLLRAIALFRVVLYHLMGWAWLPVVFPSMGVMFALAGNLMARSLKRPPLQVVRSRMRRLLPPLWLLGAIGVTGMLIQGWGPDSEGHPAWWWLHLTYWVLPLSDPPYAEGLSGIHGIIGDDWAAELAGPLWYIRAYLWYVLLSPFILKLLRAVPWPTIVSPIAVAAALEFGWLHIPSVRIDSAVTDFSTFGACWILGMAHQEGILQRLPRYIVPSVVPFVAGYGLWYALTHGFKEGHDLDDLPFAQSLWSFATVMLLLHFSPSWPEWPRVLRHWDRLVTLLNSRAVTIYLWHNICILVAATLWDQLWGFDVLSEHYAGLLESPWPVLLMVWILIGACVVAFGWMEDVAAKRKPRLWPDGSESKRPKARTKTGARAHRA from the coding sequence ATGAACGCCCCGTTCCGTGCCTCCGACACGGCGCTGCTCACGGACGTGCCGCCGCCCCCGGTGCCCGACGACGCGAAGGCCACCAGACGAGGGCCCGTGCGGGACCGTTACTTCGACCTGCTGCGTGCGATCGCCCTGTTCCGGGTCGTCCTCTACCACTTGATGGGCTGGGCGTGGCTCCCCGTGGTGTTCCCGTCCATGGGCGTGATGTTCGCGCTCGCGGGCAACCTGATGGCGCGTTCCCTCAAGCGCCCGCCCCTGCAGGTGGTGCGCAGCCGTATGCGTCGGTTGCTTCCTCCGCTGTGGCTCCTCGGCGCGATCGGCGTGACGGGCATGCTGATCCAGGGCTGGGGGCCGGACTCGGAAGGGCACCCGGCCTGGTGGTGGCTCCACCTGACCTACTGGGTCCTTCCACTGAGCGATCCGCCGTATGCCGAGGGCCTCTCCGGAATCCACGGCATCATCGGCGACGACTGGGCGGCGGAACTCGCCGGCCCGCTCTGGTACATCCGCGCGTATCTCTGGTACGTGCTGCTGTCGCCCTTCATCCTGAAGCTCCTGCGCGCCGTTCCGTGGCCGACGATCGTGTCGCCCATCGCCGTGGCCGCGGCCCTGGAGTTCGGCTGGCTGCACATCCCGAGCGTGCGGATCGACTCCGCCGTCACGGACTTCAGCACGTTCGGCGCCTGCTGGATCCTCGGGATGGCGCACCAGGAAGGCATCCTGCAGCGCCTTCCCCGCTACATCGTCCCCTCCGTGGTGCCGTTCGTGGCCGGTTACGGCTTGTGGTACGCGCTGACACACGGGTTCAAGGAGGGGCACGACCTCGACGACCTCCCGTTCGCGCAGTCCCTCTGGTCGTTCGCGACGGTGATGCTGCTCCTGCACTTCAGCCCCTCGTGGCCCGAGTGGCCACGCGTGCTGCGGCACTGGGACAGGCTGGTCACCCTGCTCAACTCCCGAGCCGTGACCATCTACCTCTGGCACAACATCTGCATCCTCGTCGCTGCGACGCTGTGGGATCAGCTGTGGGGCTTCGACGTGCTGTCGGAGCACTACGCGGGGTTGCTGGAGAGCCCGTGGCCCGTCCTCCTGATGGTCTGGATCCTTATCGGCGCCTGCGTCGTCGCCTTCGGCTGGATGGAGGACGTGGCGGCCAAGCGCAAACCACGCCTGTGGCCGGACGGCAGCGAGAGCAAGCGCCCGAAGGCGAGGACGAAGACAGGTGCGAGGGCGCACCGAGCCTGA
- a CDS encoding DUF397 domain-containing protein, with amino-acid sequence MPAMNWQKSTYSGDSSNCVYVATTPTGAVHLRESDAPDRTLITTRARLGELIRALKAQPPAP; translated from the coding sequence ATGCCCGCCATGAACTGGCAGAAGTCCACGTACAGCGGCGACAGCTCGAACTGCGTCTATGTCGCCACCACACCCACCGGCGCCGTACACCTCCGCGAGAGCGACGCGCCCGATCGCACGCTCATAACAACCCGCGCCCGCCTGGGCGAACTAATACGCGCCCTGAAGGCGCAGCCCCCTGCTCCCTAA
- a CDS encoding DUF397 domain-containing protein, with the protein MRELTWQKSSYSAEAANCVYVAATPTGAVHLRESDAPDTTLITTRAHLDELIRSLKAQPSPMSRALG; encoded by the coding sequence ATGCGAGAACTCACCTGGCAGAAGTCGTCGTACAGCGCCGAAGCGGCCAACTGCGTCTACGTGGCCGCCACGCCCACCGGCGCCGTCCACCTCCGCGAGAGCGACGCGCCCGACACCACCCTCATAACAACCCGCGCCCACCTGGACGAACTGATACGCAGCCTGAAGGCACAGCCGTCCCCGATGTCACGCGCACTGGGCTGA
- a CDS encoding helix-turn-helix domain-containing protein — MPPTSTPTLRQRRMGAELRRLRERAGLTVTGAAALLGVNQGRVSMIETGRSSLSADRVRALARSYDCADERLVDALATMTGRRVRGWWEEYRDLLPADLLDLAELEHHATALRVAVTVHMPGLLQTTEHARAVMREAVPPLRSYEIEHRVSHRAKRQAVLFEGVATPYTAIVHEAALRMGFGGPEISRAQLAHLLEASDHPTIAVLVIPFGEAGFPASGQPITCAVGPEPGLDTVVLDTDHGCEFLDAEAQLQRYRSVLDRMESRALPAPKSRDLIQRIAQDL, encoded by the coding sequence TTGCCGCCCACCAGCACCCCGACGCTTCGCCAACGCCGCATGGGCGCCGAACTCCGCAGACTCCGCGAGCGGGCGGGTCTGACGGTCACCGGCGCCGCCGCATTGCTCGGCGTCAACCAGGGCCGCGTCAGCATGATCGAAACCGGTCGCAGCTCTCTCAGTGCCGACCGCGTCCGCGCCTTGGCCCGCTCGTACGACTGCGCGGACGAACGGCTCGTTGACGCCCTCGCCACCATGACCGGTCGGCGGGTCCGCGGATGGTGGGAGGAGTACCGCGATCTACTTCCCGCCGACCTACTGGATCTGGCCGAGCTGGAGCACCACGCCACCGCGCTACGCGTGGCTGTCACCGTCCACATGCCAGGCTTGCTACAGACCACGGAGCATGCCCGAGCGGTGATGCGCGAAGCGGTCCCGCCGCTACGGTCGTACGAGATCGAGCACCGCGTCTCGCACCGCGCGAAGCGCCAAGCCGTCCTGTTCGAGGGAGTCGCGACGCCGTACACGGCCATCGTGCACGAGGCGGCGTTGCGGATGGGCTTCGGCGGCCCAGAGATCAGCCGGGCGCAACTCGCCCATCTGCTGGAAGCAAGTGATCACCCCACGATCGCCGTCCTGGTCATCCCCTTCGGGGAAGCGGGGTTCCCGGCCTCCGGCCAGCCCATCACCTGCGCCGTCGGTCCCGAGCCGGGGCTCGACACCGTCGTTCTGGACACGGATCACGGTTGCGAGTTCCTCGACGCGGAGGCGCAGTTGCAGCGCTACCGCTCCGTGCTGGACCGCATGGAATCGCGGGCCCTGCCCGCACCGAAGTCCCGAGACCTCATCCAGCGCATCGCACAAGACCTCTAG
- a CDS encoding ATP-binding protein produces MVTVAPPDTWTYALRLPHDPRAARVARMTVRAALHGHGVAETRDLVELLTSELVTNAYRHTKGPASLRLTALGDGRLRVGVWDSSPHVPAPFDEPPGGRAAPAPLNAERGRGLLLVQQCATSWGGWSVGSGPLGRGAGKLLWFEV; encoded by the coding sequence ATGGTCACCGTAGCCCCGCCCGACACCTGGACGTACGCCCTTCGGCTGCCCCATGACCCCCGGGCCGCCCGCGTCGCACGTATGACCGTGCGGGCCGCACTCCACGGGCACGGGGTGGCCGAAACCCGCGACCTCGTCGAGCTGTTGACGTCCGAACTCGTCACCAACGCCTACCGGCACACGAAAGGGCCCGCCTCGCTGCGGCTGACCGCCCTGGGGGACGGGCGCCTGCGCGTGGGCGTGTGGGACAGCAGCCCCCACGTCCCCGCACCCTTCGACGAGCCTCCCGGCGGCCGGGCCGCGCCGGCACCGCTGAACGCGGAGCGCGGACGCGGGCTGCTCCTCGTGCAGCAGTGCGCGACCTCCTGGGGCGGCTGGTCCGTGGGGAGCGGCCCGCTCGGACGCGGCGCCGGCAAGCTGCTGTGGTTCGAGGTCTGA
- a CDS encoding nitrate/nitrite transporter — protein MTAPSSSIATRKGGRWIEQWDPEDETFWKETGEKVAHRNLFFSVLSEHIGFSIWTLWSVLVLFMGPEYGLTPADKFFIISMATLVGAIVRVPYTFAVARFGGRNWTIIAATMLLVPTVAAFVVMEPGTSFGTFLVCAMLAGVGGGNFASSMTNINSFFPLRKKGWALGLNAGGGNIGVPVVQLIGLAVIGANGGPRLLLGIYIPLIVVAAVLGALYMDNITSVRNDTGAAREAVKDPHTWIMSFLYIGTFGSFIGYSFAFGLVLQTQFGRTPLESAYVTFIGPLLGSLIRPVGGWLADKYGGARITLWNFVGMGAATAVIVVASMEKSLALFTTAFIVLFVLSGLGNGSTYKMIPGIFQAKAAAKGLTGEDAASYGRRLSGASMGLIGAVGAVGGLGINLAFRQSFLSVGSGTGAFVAFLAFYGACFAVTWAVYLRRPAASASTAPTASETKTQLSYAEV, from the coding sequence ATGACAGCCCCGAGCAGCAGCATCGCGACGCGCAAGGGGGGCCGCTGGATCGAGCAGTGGGACCCGGAGGACGAGACGTTCTGGAAGGAGACGGGGGAGAAGGTCGCCCACCGGAACCTCTTCTTCTCCGTACTCTCCGAGCACATCGGGTTCTCGATCTGGACCCTCTGGTCGGTCCTGGTGCTCTTCATGGGGCCCGAGTACGGGCTGACCCCCGCCGACAAGTTCTTCATCATCTCGATGGCCACCCTGGTCGGCGCCATCGTCCGGGTGCCGTACACCTTCGCCGTCGCCCGCTTCGGTGGCCGGAACTGGACCATCATCGCGGCCACCATGCTGCTCGTCCCGACGGTCGCCGCCTTCGTGGTGATGGAGCCCGGGACGTCCTTCGGCACCTTCCTCGTCTGCGCCATGCTCGCCGGTGTGGGGGGCGGGAACTTCGCCTCCTCCATGACCAACATCAACTCCTTCTTCCCACTGCGGAAGAAGGGCTGGGCCCTCGGACTGAACGCCGGCGGCGGCAACATCGGCGTACCCGTCGTGCAGCTCATCGGGCTCGCCGTCATCGGGGCCAACGGGGGGCCGCGGCTGCTGCTCGGGATCTATATCCCGCTCATCGTCGTCGCCGCCGTGCTCGGTGCTCTGTACATGGACAACATCACGTCCGTGAGGAACGACACCGGCGCCGCCCGCGAGGCCGTGAAGGACCCGCACACCTGGATCATGTCCTTCCTCTACATCGGGACGTTCGGGTCGTTCATCGGCTACAGCTTCGCCTTCGGGCTCGTACTGCAGACACAGTTCGGGCGTACGCCTCTGGAGTCGGCGTACGTCACCTTCATCGGGCCGCTGCTCGGCTCGCTGATCAGGCCCGTCGGCGGCTGGCTCGCCGACAAGTACGGCGGCGCCCGCATCACCCTGTGGAACTTCGTCGGCATGGGCGCCGCGACCGCCGTCATCGTGGTTGCCTCCATGGAGAAGTCGCTCGCCCTGTTCACCACCGCGTTCATCGTGCTGTTCGTGCTGAGCGGGCTCGGTAACGGCTCCACGTACAAGATGATCCCCGGCATCTTCCAGGCCAAGGCCGCCGCCAAGGGGCTGACCGGCGAGGATGCCGCGTCGTACGGGCGGCGGCTGTCGGGGGCCTCGATGGGGCTCATCGGTGCCGTGGGCGCGGTCGGCGGACTCGGTATCAACCTCGCCTTCCGGCAGTCCTTCCTCAGCGTCGGTTCCGGCACCGGGGCCTTCGTCGCCTTCCTCGCCTTCTACGGGGCCTGCTTCGCGGTCACCTGGGCCGTATACCTTCGCCGCCCGGCCGCCTCCGCGTCGACCGCCCCGACCGCGTCGGAGACGAAGACGCAGCTCAGCTACGCCGAGGTGTGA
- a CDS encoding uroporphyrinogen-III synthase has translation MHEEPQQPDQQPDQQDRRGRQEHGPLAGFTVGVTAARRADELGALLQRRGAAVLHAPALRIVPLADDSELLAATKQLLDQAPDIVVATTAIGFRGWVEAADGWGLGEQLLDVLRRVELLARGPKVKGAVRAQGLTEEWSPSSESMAEVLDRLLEEGVDGRRIAVQLHGEPLPGFVESLRAAGADVVGVPVYRWMAPEDIGALDRLLDATISRGLDALTFTSAPAAASLLGRADDRGLLPELLAALNHDVLPACVGPVTALPLQARGIDTVQPERFRLGPLVQVLCKELPSRARTLPIAGHRVEIRGHAVLVDDVLRPVPPAGMSLMRALSRRPGWVVARADLLRALPGAGKDEHAVETAMARLRTALGTPKLIQTVVKRGYRLALDPAADSKYADA, from the coding sequence ATCCACGAGGAACCGCAGCAACCGGATCAGCAACCGGACCAGCAGGACCGCCGCGGCCGGCAGGAGCACGGGCCGCTCGCCGGATTCACCGTCGGCGTCACCGCCGCCCGTCGTGCCGACGAACTCGGCGCCCTTCTCCAGCGGCGCGGGGCCGCCGTGCTGCACGCACCCGCCCTGCGCATCGTGCCCCTGGCCGACGACAGCGAACTCCTGGCGGCGACCAAGCAGCTGCTCGACCAGGCGCCCGACATCGTCGTCGCGACCACCGCGATCGGGTTCCGCGGCTGGGTCGAGGCCGCCGACGGCTGGGGACTCGGTGAGCAGCTGCTCGACGTACTCCGCAGGGTCGAACTCCTCGCCCGCGGACCCAAGGTCAAAGGTGCGGTACGCGCCCAGGGGCTGACGGAGGAATGGTCCCCCTCCTCCGAATCCATGGCCGAAGTGCTCGACCGCCTCCTGGAAGAAGGAGTGGACGGGCGCCGCATCGCGGTCCAACTGCACGGCGAACCGCTGCCCGGCTTCGTCGAGTCGCTGCGGGCCGCGGGCGCCGATGTCGTCGGCGTGCCCGTGTATCGGTGGATGGCCCCCGAGGACATCGGGGCCCTTGACCGGCTGCTCGACGCCACGATCAGCCGCGGCCTCGACGCGCTCACCTTCACCAGCGCCCCGGCCGCCGCCTCCCTGCTGGGCCGCGCCGACGACCGCGGGCTGCTGCCCGAACTGCTCGCCGCCCTCAACCACGACGTGCTGCCCGCCTGCGTCGGCCCGGTCACCGCGCTGCCGCTGCAGGCCAGGGGCATCGACACGGTCCAGCCGGAACGCTTCCGGCTCGGCCCCCTCGTACAGGTGCTGTGCAAGGAACTGCCCTCCCGGGCGCGGACGTTGCCGATCGCCGGGCACCGGGTGGAGATCCGCGGGCACGCCGTGCTGGTGGACGACGTCCTGCGGCCCGTACCGCCCGCCGGTATGTCGCTGATGCGCGCGCTGTCCCGGCGGCCCGGCTGGGTGGTCGCCCGGGCCGACCTGCTGCGGGCGTTGCCCGGCGCCGGCAAGGACGAGCACGCCGTGGAGACCGCGATGGCCCGGCTGCGTACGGCCCTGGGCACGCCCAAGCTCATCCAGACCGTCGTCAAGCGCGGCTACCGGCTGGCCCTGGACCCGGCCGCCGACTCCAAATACGCCGACGCCTGA
- a CDS encoding CGNR zinc finger domain-containing protein codes for MALGTATAPYELRFDSGRICLDLLATTHPEERLDSAEPLRAWITGSGLVPAGTPLASADSSWIAGFRELRGQIGQLMRKEPSRDSRPTVLALARVNELARAAPPVPLAEWDAGGSLVRSLCAPPTCAALLAAVARDTVELLTDPAARAGIRQCEGDNCPIVYLDTSRGRRRRWCSSEVCGNRERVARHRRRAALARA; via the coding sequence ATGGCACTGGGCACGGCCACGGCCCCGTACGAGCTGCGGTTCGACTCCGGGCGGATCTGTCTCGATCTCCTGGCGACCACGCACCCCGAGGAACGGCTCGACTCGGCCGAACCGCTGCGTGCCTGGATCACCGGATCCGGACTCGTCCCGGCGGGCACGCCTCTCGCGTCGGCCGACTCCTCCTGGATCGCGGGCTTTCGTGAACTGCGCGGTCAAATAGGACAGTTGATGCGCAAGGAGCCCTCGCGGGACTCCCGGCCCACCGTGCTCGCGCTGGCCCGGGTCAACGAACTCGCCCGCGCCGCACCGCCCGTACCCTTGGCGGAGTGGGACGCGGGCGGCTCGCTCGTCCGGAGCCTGTGCGCTCCGCCGACCTGCGCGGCGCTCCTCGCGGCGGTCGCCCGCGACACGGTGGAGCTCCTCACGGACCCGGCGGCCCGCGCGGGCATCCGGCAGTGTGAGGGAGACAACTGCCCCATCGTGTACCTGGATACGTCCAGAGGGCGTCGCCGCAGGTGGTGCTCCAGTGAGGTGTGCGGGAACCGCGAGCGGGTGGCCAGGCACCGGCGCAGAGCAGCCCTCGCACGGGCTTAG
- a CDS encoding sigma-70 family RNA polymerase sigma factor, with protein MSQPSEPDEELMRALYREHAGPLLAYVLRLVAGDRQRAEDVVQETLIRAWKNAGQLNRATGSVRPWLVTVARRIVIDGHRSRQARPQEVDPSPLEVIPAEDEIDKALWLMTLSDALDDLTPAHREVLVETYFKGRTVNEAAETLGIPSGTVRSRVFYALRSMKLALEERGVTA; from the coding sequence ATGTCCCAGCCCTCGGAACCCGACGAGGAGCTGATGCGTGCGCTGTACCGGGAGCACGCGGGGCCCCTGCTCGCCTATGTGCTGCGGCTGGTCGCCGGAGACCGGCAGCGGGCGGAGGACGTCGTGCAGGAGACGCTCATCCGCGCGTGGAAGAACGCCGGTCAGCTCAACCGAGCGACCGGTTCGGTACGCCCCTGGCTGGTGACGGTCGCCCGGCGCATCGTCATCGACGGGCACCGCAGCCGGCAGGCCCGGCCGCAGGAGGTGGACCCGTCGCCGCTGGAGGTCATTCCCGCGGAGGACGAGATCGACAAGGCGTTGTGGCTGATGACACTCTCCGACGCGCTCGACGACCTGACCCCCGCGCATCGGGAGGTACTGGTCGAGACGTACTTCAAGGGGCGTACCGTTAACGAAGCCGCCGAAACCCTGGGGATACCCAGCGGCACGGTGCGCTCACGGGTGTTCTATGCCCTGCGTTCGATGAAGCTCGCACTGGAGGAGCGGGGGGTGACGGCATGA
- a CDS encoding anti-sigma factor family protein, with translation MQSSQGQGDLHETVGAYALGILDDAEATEFEAHLATCEWCGQQLDELAGMEPMLAALADLPGTRGTPAIGETLAVRPSPQLSDRLVGEVVERRVKAKKSRRLFFGLAASLIIGGPIAAIAATSGGDTAQEARPLASVSPAKQVFTDMKDKVEATDAATQVNAAVGTVSKPYGTGIALQLKNVKGPQKCSLVAVSKSGERETATTWTVPKWGYGIKGAATELARNPLYLQGAVAMSSADIDHFEVVTFDGDKLVEVNA, from the coding sequence ATGCAAAGTTCGCAAGGGCAGGGCGATCTGCACGAGACGGTGGGTGCCTACGCGCTGGGCATCCTCGACGACGCCGAGGCGACTGAGTTCGAGGCGCATCTCGCCACCTGCGAGTGGTGCGGGCAGCAGCTCGACGAGCTCGCCGGCATGGAGCCGATGCTCGCCGCCCTCGCGGATCTGCCGGGCACGCGGGGCACACCGGCCATCGGCGAGACACTGGCCGTCCGCCCGAGCCCACAGCTCTCCGACCGGCTGGTCGGCGAAGTGGTCGAGCGGCGCGTCAAGGCCAAGAAGAGCCGGCGCCTGTTCTTCGGGCTCGCGGCCTCGCTGATCATCGGCGGCCCGATCGCCGCGATCGCGGCCACCAGCGGCGGTGACACCGCGCAGGAGGCCAGGCCGCTGGCGTCGGTCAGCCCCGCCAAGCAGGTGTTCACCGACATGAAGGACAAGGTCGAGGCCACGGACGCGGCCACGCAGGTGAACGCCGCGGTCGGCACGGTGAGCAAGCCCTACGGCACGGGTATCGCGCTCCAGCTGAAGAACGTCAAGGGCCCGCAGAAGTGCTCCCTGGTCGCCGTCAGCAAGAGCGGCGAGCGGGAGACGGCGACCACCTGGACCGTCCCGAAGTGGGGGTACGGAATCAAGGGCGCCGCCACCGAGCTGGCCAGGAATCCGCTCTACCTCCAGGGCGCCGTGGCGATGAGCAGCGCCGACATCGACCACTTCGAGGTCGTCACCTTCGACGGCGACAAACTGGTCGAGGTGAACGCGTGA
- a CDS encoding HelD family protein, which produces MAAQVQQEMALDPVGDSVRDREIGVEQEHLDRVYQRLEEKIHEAEFLMNDAAQRGQVGTPGALAERDAQVFRAGIHLNRLNNEFEDFLFGRIDLLQGKDGKKGPDGAYTAVEPAEGAVRPDNTADIAETLHIGRIGVLDAEYAPLVIDWRAPAAAPFYRSTPVDPGRVVRRRVIRSKGRKVLGVEDDLMRPELTATLAGNELPVIGDGALMAALGQARSHTMRDIVASIQAEQDLVIRAPAASVTYVEGGPGTGKTAVALHRAAYLLYQDRRRYAGGILIVSPTPLLVAYTEGVLPSLGEEGQVAIRAVGNLVDGAEATQYDAPAVARAKGSYRMLKVLRQAARGALETPGGPGAGRPGDAVPSGQLAFGDESEGDDETGTRAPLATPTRLRVVAFGRRLELEAPELDRIRNNALSGTAPVNLLRPRARKLLLDALWSRSGAGSRHSDPELAAELRSSFDEDVSAEDAFIAFLDAWWPELTPRAVLAAMADERRLGRWARRILNPGEVRRVARSLKRDGLSVHDVAMLDELEAIVGTPTRPRKKRDLDPLDQLTGLEELMPQREETQRERAERLAQERTEYAHVIVDEAQDLTPMQWRMIGRRGRHATWTVVGDPAQSSWSHPDEAAEARDEALGSRPRRRFTLTVNYRNPAEIAALAAKVLALAMPGSESPRAVRSTGVQPRFVTAVPAAGAAGGAAGGRSSGGQGSGGARDALSKTVREEAARLLDQVDGTVGVVVAMNRRGEAARWLAGLGDRVVALGSLEAKGLEYDATVVVSPAEIADESPAGLRVLYVALTRATQQLTIVSAARDEPDADGVPDLLRD; this is translated from the coding sequence GTGGCCGCTCAGGTTCAGCAGGAAATGGCGCTCGATCCGGTAGGCGACTCCGTACGCGACCGGGAGATCGGCGTCGAACAGGAACACCTCGACCGGGTGTACCAGCGTCTTGAGGAAAAGATCCACGAGGCGGAGTTCCTGATGAACGACGCCGCCCAGCGCGGCCAGGTCGGGACGCCCGGGGCACTCGCGGAGCGCGACGCGCAGGTGTTCCGGGCGGGGATCCACCTCAACCGCCTGAACAACGAGTTCGAGGACTTCCTCTTCGGACGGATCGACCTCCTCCAGGGCAAGGACGGCAAGAAGGGCCCGGACGGCGCGTACACGGCGGTCGAACCCGCCGAGGGAGCCGTCCGCCCCGACAACACCGCCGACATCGCGGAGACCCTCCACATCGGCCGCATCGGCGTCCTGGACGCCGAGTACGCGCCGCTGGTCATCGACTGGCGGGCCCCCGCGGCGGCCCCGTTCTACCGCTCCACCCCGGTCGACCCCGGCCGGGTCGTACGCCGCCGGGTCATCCGCTCCAAGGGCCGCAAGGTCCTCGGGGTCGAGGACGACCTGATGCGCCCGGAGCTGACCGCCACCCTCGCCGGGAACGAACTCCCGGTGATCGGCGACGGCGCCCTGATGGCCGCCCTGGGCCAGGCCCGCAGCCACACCATGCGCGACATCGTCGCCTCCATCCAGGCCGAGCAGGACCTGGTCATCCGGGCCCCCGCCGCGTCCGTGACGTACGTGGAGGGCGGCCCCGGCACCGGGAAGACCGCGGTGGCCCTGCACCGGGCGGCCTACCTGCTCTACCAGGACCGCAGACGGTACGCGGGCGGCATCCTGATCGTCTCGCCCACGCCCCTGCTCGTCGCGTACACCGAAGGCGTCCTGCCGTCCCTCGGTGAGGAGGGCCAGGTCGCCATCCGCGCGGTCGGCAACCTGGTCGACGGCGCCGAGGCCACCCAGTACGACGCACCGGCCGTCGCCCGTGCCAAGGGCTCCTACCGGATGCTCAAGGTGCTGCGGCAGGCGGCACGCGGGGCACTGGAGACGCCGGGTGGCCCCGGCGCCGGCCGGCCCGGCGACGCCGTCCCGTCCGGGCAGCTCGCGTTCGGCGACGAGAGCGAGGGGGACGACGAGACCGGCACGCGGGCCCCCCTCGCCACGCCCACCCGGCTCCGTGTCGTCGCCTTCGGGCGCCGGCTGGAGCTGGAGGCGCCCGAGCTGGACCGCATCCGCAACAACGCGCTCTCCGGCACCGCGCCCGTGAACCTGCTGCGCCCGCGCGCCCGCAAGCTGCTGCTCGACGCCCTCTGGTCGCGCTCCGGCGCGGGCTCCCGGCACAGCGACCCCGAGCTGGCCGCCGAACTGCGCTCCTCGTTCGACGAGGACGTCAGCGCGGAGGACGCCTTCATCGCCTTCCTCGACGCCTGGTGGCCCGAGCTGACACCGCGCGCCGTCCTGGCGGCGATGGCCGACGAGCGGCGGCTCGGGCGCTGGGCGCGGCGCATCCTCAACCCCGGCGAGGTGCGCCGGGTGGCCCGCTCCCTCAAGCGCGACGGGCTCTCCGTGCACGACGTGGCCATGCTCGACGAACTGGAGGCGATCGTCGGCACCCCGACCCGCCCCCGCAAGAAGCGCGACCTCGATCCGCTCGACCAGCTGACGGGCCTTGAGGAGCTCATGCCCCAGCGCGAGGAGACGCAGCGCGAGCGGGCCGAACGGCTGGCCCAGGAGCGTACGGAGTACGCGCACGTCATCGTCGACGAGGCGCAGGACCTCACGCCCATGCAGTGGCGCATGATCGGCCGCCGCGGACGGCACGCCACCTGGACCGTGGTCGGCGACCCCGCCCAGTCGTCCTGGTCGCACCCGGACGAGGCCGCCGAGGCCCGTGACGAGGCCCTCGGCAGCCGTCCGCGCCGCCGCTTCACGCTCACCGTGAACTACCGCAACCCGGCCGAGATCGCTGCCCTCGCCGCCAAGGTGCTGGCCCTCGCCATGCCCGGTTCCGAGTCGCCCAGAGCGGTCCGCTCGACCGGCGTACAGCCGCGCTTCGTCACGGCGGTGCCCGCGGCCGGCGCGGCGGGCGGTGCCGCGGGTGGCAGGAGCTCCGGCGGTCAGGGCTCCGGCGGCGCGCGGGACGCCCTGTCGAAGACCGTGCGGGAGGAGGCCGCCCGGCTGCTCGACCAGGTCGACGGCACGGTCGGCGTCGTCGTCGCCATGAACCGGCGCGGCGAGGCGGCGCGCTGGCTCGCCGGGCTCGGGGACCGCGTGGTGGCCCTCGGCAGCCTGGAGGCCAAGGGCCTGGAGTACGACGCCACGGTGGTCGTCTCACCCGCGGAGATCGCCGACGAGTCACCGGCCGGACTGCGGGTGCTGTACGTGGCGCTGACCCGGGCGACCCAGCAGCTCACCATCGTCTCGGCGGCCCGCGACGAGCCGGACGCGGACGGGGTGCCGGACCTGCTGCGGGACTGA